The Buteo buteo chromosome 25, bButBut1.hap1.1, whole genome shotgun sequence genome has a window encoding:
- the LOC142044749 gene encoding ras-related protein Rab-9A isoform X4 produces the protein MAAKSSLLKVILLGDGGVGKSSLMNRYVTNKFDAQLFHTIGVEFLNKELEVDGHFVTMQIWDTAGQERFRSLRTPFYRGSDCCLLTFSVDDSQSFQNLSNWKKEFIYYADVKEPESFPFVILGNKVDIDERQVSTEEAQDWCRNNGNHPYFETSAKDATNVAAAFEEAVRRVLASEDRSDHFIQTDTVNLHRKPKPSSSCC, from the coding sequence ATGGCAGCAAAATCATCACTCCTTAAAGTAATACTGCTAGGAGATGGTGGAGTTGGGAAGAGTTCTCTTATGAACAGATACGTCACCAACAAGTTTGACGCACAGCTGTTTCATACAATAGGTGTGGAATTCTTAAATAAAGAGTTGGAAGTTGATGGACATTTTGTTACAATGCAGATATGGGACACAGCAGGTCAGGAACGTTTTAGGAGCTTGCGGACTCCTTTCTATAGAGGTTCTGACTGTTGCCTGCTAACCTTCAGCGTGGATGACTCTCAAAGCTTCCAAAACTTAAGCAACTGGAAGAAAGAATTCATTTATTATGCAGATGTCAAGGAGCCTGAAAGTTTTCCGTTTGTGATACTGGGTAACAAAGTTGATATCGATGAAAGGCAAGTGTCTACAGAAGAAGCCCAAGACTGGTGCAGGAATAACGGCAACCATCCCTATTTTGAAACCAGTGCAAAAGATGCCACTAATGTTGCAGCAGCCTTTGAAGAAGCTGTTAGGAGAGTTCTAGCCTCTGAGGATAGATCAGATCACTTTATTCAAACAGATACAGTAAACCTTCATCGGAAACCGAAACCCAGTTCATCTTGTTgttga